Within the Prevotella scopos JCM 17725 genome, the region GCTGGTAGATTTTACCATCACGGAACACCTGTGACTTCATGTGTGTTGAAAGTGCATTTACACAACTTACACCCACACCATGCAGACCACCGCTGACTTTATACGAGCCCTTGTCAAACTTACCACCTGCGTGGAGTACAGTCATAACGACCTCAAGGGCGCTCTTGTGGAGCTTCTCGTGCATGTCAACAGGGATACCACGACCATCATCCTCAACGGTGATGGAGTTGTCCTCGTTGATTGTGACCTCAATGTTCTGACAGTAGCCAGCCATTGCTTCGTCAATAGAGTTATCAACGGTCTCGTTAATCAAGTGGTGAAGTCCCTTTTCACTGATGTCACCAATGTACATAGCAGGACGTTTACGTACTGCCTCCAAGCCTTCTAAGACCTGAATGTTACTGGCGGAGTAATTATTCTCGTTTTCTGGATTTTCTGCCATTTTTCTTTGATTCTACTTATAGTATGCAAAGATACACTTTTTCCTTTACATGAGGAAATAAAAACCTGCAAAAAAACACAAAAGGGGCATATCAAATCGTGTGTTTGAAGTGATATCTTTTATTGATTCTATTCTTCGCCTCATAGCATAACAAATCGTTGTTAAAAAAATGATAAACCTTTCCCAATCTATGTGTTCAGTATGTCTTGTCATGTGTTCTTTTACTAACAAGAATCTGCTCTAATGTTATTAACCTTTTGACATAGGCTCCACACCATTTCAGATAATCATGGGCAGGGTTCTGCTTACTATCAAATGAAGGTTTTATTGTTCTATAACAAGGTTCCGCAAGTTAGTGGATTGTTTCGTAAAACTTGACAATAAGAATAGCTGAATCGCTTGTATAACAGTGTGTAAGGCATAATTTCCTTATAAATGAGGATTGTTCAAAAAAGTCATTCTCCGTACCTTTGCGGCACAAAAACATTTAAATAAGTCGTCTTTATGCTAAACACATTGTTATTGGCCTCCCTTGCTATCGGAGGAATCGCCAAAGATGCTCCCGATTCAATAGTGAGTAAAAATGTCCCATTGAATGAAGTCGTTGTATCAGACTTCAAGCAGAATAAGAGAAACCTTACTTCTGTTGCTGTATCAACCATTAACCTACAACAACTGCAGAACCAGCAGATTGTCAACCTGAAGGAGCTGACGGCTGTGATGCCTAACTTCTATATGCCTGACTATGGTTCATATGCAAATACGCCCGTCTATATTCGTGGTATCGGAGCCAAGAGTAAGGGTTCTGCAGTGGGTTTCTATGTCGATGGCGTGCCTCATTTTGAGTCGTCAGCATTTAATATAGATCTCAGTGATATAGCTGGTGTGGATGTACTTCGAGGGCCACAAGGAACGTTGTATGGACGTAATACCATCGCTGGTATCATAAACGTTTACACGCATAATCCGCTTGATTATCAAAAGATGCGGATAAAGGTCGGCTATGGAAGGTACAACGACTTTGTAGCGCAGGCTTCAAACTATGCTAAGATAAATGATCAGTTCGGTGTTTCAAGTGCTCTTTCCTATCATCACAACGATGGTATGTTTACGAATGAATTCTTAAATAAGAAGGCAGATAAGTTGAATGAGATTGAAGGACGTATCGGACTTTACTGGCGACCCACCACGAATTGGCTCATCCATCTTAACAATACGCTCAGTCATAGTAAGCAGAATGGTTATCCTTATGCACCTTATGATATTCAAAAACAGGAACTATCTCCAATCAGCTATAATCGCCTGAGTGTTTTCAAACGTCTTATCTTCACAACAGGCCTTAATGCCCGATATGAGAATAATAACGTTAGTTTCAATAGTCAGACATCTTACCAATTTATCAAGTCACACCAAGGTATAGATCAAGACTTTACCCCAAAGGACTTGTTCTTTACTGATAATGACTATCATCAAAATATGTTTTCTCAAGAGCTGACCTTGAAGTCGAATGACAAGGGACGTTACCAATGGATTGTGGGTGTGTTTGGTATGCTGCTCCATTCGAACCCATTCATCGGAACAAGCTATTTTACGAAGGACTTCTCAACCCCTACATCCTATAAGAACCCTACTGCAGGCTTTGCCATCTATCATCAGAGTTCTTATAATATATGGAGAGGGCTGTCCGCAACAGTTGGTCTGCGTTTTGATTACGAACACGCAAAGATAGATTATGAACAGCATAAGTTGACATTGACGACAGGGGCAATAACACCTGTAAATAACTTCGTTAGTACAGCGAGCTTCCGTCAGTTTACCCCTAAGTTCACGATTCAATACCTTACAAACAAAGACAATCTCTATTATGCAAGTTTCACTCGTGGCTATAAGCCGGGTGGATTTAACACCAGCTTTAAGACTGATGATGAGCGTGCATACGATCCAGAATACAGCTTGAACTATGAGGTTGGTGCAAGATTAAAGTTCTTGGATGGAAGATTGAGAGCCGAAGCTGACCTCTTCTACATTGACTGGCGACACATGCAAGCAATCTATACGGTTCCCAATGTAGGAAATTTAATTACAAATGCAGGTCATACGGATAGTAAGGGTTTCGAACTTTCTTTGGCTTATCATCCAGTGAAGAGTTTGCAGTTCAGTATGAATTATGGCTATACCCACGCTCGTTATCTAGAGTATAAGAAGAGTTCTAAAGAAGATTTCTCAGGGAATAGACTGCCAATGGTACCTAATCACACACTGTCAATAGACGGAACTTACACTGTTATGCAGGCAGGCTGGTTTGATAAGATTATTCTGAATACTGGTTTGACAGGCCTTGGTCGAATCTACTGGGCTGATGATAATATTGTTCGTCAGAACTTCTATGCAACGCTCAATGCTAAGGTTAGTCTTACAAAGGGTATCGTGACATTAGATTTATGGGGAAAGAACCTCACCGGAACCGACTATTTGGCCTATTGCTTTAAGATGTCAACGGGTAACTACGCACAGAAAGGTAAACTGCTGTCTTTCGGTACTTCCGTCAGTTTGACGTTCTAAAAGGAATGAAAAATATTTATGCTGTACTAAATTCTCAGGCTCAATAAGTTTAAACTCCTGCAGCATAACATTGATTTTAGCCTTCGTTAAGTGCAACTCCTTTCTTCCTTTCTAACGTCCTCTACGTTCGGATCGGATGTTAGATAGGGAGGTAGGAGGCTTTCTTTATACATTCATCACATGTTTAAAAATATCTCATCAAAGAAGCTCAGCTTGGGTACGTTTTTCTGTCTATACATTGCACAGATGGTACCTTCATCCTTTCTCATGACAGCCTTACAGGTAATCATGCGAGAAGGACAATTTAGTCTTGCTACCATCGGGTTACTTAATCTTGTTCGGATTCCATGGACAATCAAGTTCCTATGGTCGCCCTTTGTCGATCGTCATTGTGTCACAGTAGGCGACTACAAACGGACGATAGTCACTACAGAACTCATTTATGCTATTGCGCTCTTGGCTACAGGACTTATCAACGTACACTCTGAGATAGTACTTGTCATCATTCTTGCTTTCATATCAATGTTGGCTTCAGCGACGCAAGACATAGCTACAGATGCACTGGCTATCCTTGCCTTTAAAAAGCACGATCATAGTATGCTTAATAGCATGCAGTCTATGGGAGCCTTCGGTGGTGCAGTCATTGGTGGAGGAGTCTTGCTCATCTTACTTAAAAGCTATGGTTGGAATGTCGTAGTGCCCTGTTTGGCTTTGTTTGTTATTATGATGATAATCCCTTTGCTACTCAATCCTCATATCAAGATTGAGAATGAACAGGCAAGAGAACGTGCGAGGTGGACCGATATCTTTAGCTTCTTCTCGCGTAAAGAGATATGGCCACAGATAGGGTTCTTACTGCTTTATTATATGGGAATCATTGGTATTCTCTCCATGATACGTCCTTACCTTGTTGATAAGGGCTATGGTATGAAGGAGATAGGCTTCCTTATGGGTGTTGTCGGAACAGCCGCCTCTTTCGTCATGGCGTGGTTCTCAGGAGTGCTCATACGTCGTATTGGCATCCATAAAGCTCGTATCATTATCGCTGGACTCATCATTCTTGCACCGCTCTATTTCCTTGCGATGACTTTTACCAACTTTAATAAGACGGCTTTTGTTTTCGGCATTATTTATATCCAAGCTTGTTACGGCTTGGCTACTGTTGTGCTTTATACTGCTTCAATGCAGCAAGTGCGTCCAGGTAGGGAAGGAACAGACTTTACGATACAGATTGTTATCAGTCATGTAAGCGGTCTGCTTGTCGCAGTGCTTGCAGGAATAGTAGCTCATCTCTTCACCTATCGTGGGCTGTATATAGCTGAGGTAATGGTCTCAATCGTCAGTTTCTTTTATGTCCTCATAGCTTTTAGACGGAGAAAGTAAGGGTTGTTAAACGTTACGGATGATGTCACGATTCCCATAGAGTTCACACTATTAAGAACGATTACTGCAAAGCACTATTTGTTCTTAAAGCTTTCCTCACAAATGAGGATTGTTTATTTTAAAGGTTATCCATACCTTTGTCATATAATTTATTTCGACGAATGAAACAAGAACTGATTGATAAATACAATAAATCTGTACCTCGTTATACAAGTTATCCACCTGCTAATTTCTTCCGACCTTTTGATGGTGAAGAGTATCTGAAAGATGTTGATGAAAGTAACGAGGCAAGTGAGAAGAACTTATCTTTTTATTTTCACATGCCCTTCTGTCGCCGTCTTTGTCACTATTGTGGTTGTAACTCTTACCCAATGGCCAAAGAGGGTCGTATTGAGGAGTATGTAAATGCATTGCATAAGGAGATAGACCTTGTTGCAAAGCATTTAGATAAGCGCAGGCGTATATCACAGATTCACTATAGTGGTGGAAGCCCTACAGCCATGCCTGTGCGTGTTCTGAAAGAATTGAATGAGCACCTGCTCTCGCTATTCCCTTTGATTGAAAAGCCCGAGATTGCCATAGAGTGTCATCCGGGTTATCTGACAGCAAGGGATTGGCAGGGCTTATTGGATGCACGATTCAATCGTTTCAGTCTGGGTGTACAAGACTTTAATGAGGAGGTGTTGAGACTTGTCAATCGCACTCCTTCTGAGTTACCCACTGAAGAGATTGTGGCTATTCTGCGTGGTGCAAGAGTCAGTATTAATATGGATTTCCTCTTTGGCTTACCCCTTCAGACATCGAGAAGCTTTCAACAGACGATAGAACACGCTGTAACCATTCGTCCTGACCGCATTACAACGTTCAGTTATGGACACTGCCCATGGATATTTAAGCGGCAAATGATTCTTGAAAAGGCGGGACTTCCGAGTACGGAGGAGAAGGCTTTGATGTTCCAAAAGGCTAAAGATGTATTACATGAGGCTGGCTATCATAGTATCGGTTTGGACCATTTTGTCCTTCCGAATGACGAACTTCTTGAAGCGCTTCGGTCACATCGCTTACATCGTAACTTCCAAGGTTATTGCACACGACGTACAACCGGACAGGTATATGCTTTTGGTGTGACGGGCATTAGTCAGTTGGAGGGTGCGTATGCACAGAACACAAAGTCGATAGATAAGTATATTTCGGAGATTTCAGCCGGTACATTACCCATACGGAAGGGTTATCAGTTAACGCCTAACGAGCGGATTGCCCGTGAAGTGATTGAGCGTCTGATGTGTAACTATCATCTTGATTGGACGCATCTGGCAGAAGATTTATCAGTGTCAGTAAGCGAGGTTAAGGGAGCAATCAACTTTGACTTGGAACGGCTAAAGGAGATGGAACGTGATGGTATTCTTCGTTTGACAGAAAATACCTTGGAGATGACAGGGGAGGGTAACCCCTTTGTACGTACGGTAGCCGCTACGCTCGACCCTATGATGGTTGCTACAGATAAGAAATTCTCAAAACCTATATAAAAGTATCGCTCTATAGCTTTTGTCATTGAAGAGTTAGTAGGGATTGCTTAAGAATATAACAATTATGGAACAACAAAGAAAAATAGTTGTCATTGGTGCTGGTCTCACTGGTCTCACTTGTGCTGCACTTCTGCGTCATAAAGGTATGGATGTCGTGGTTTTAGAAGCTGCCAATCGTATTGGTGGACTCATGCAAACGGAGGAAGTTGATGGTTTCGTCATGGAGCAAGGTCCGA harbors:
- a CDS encoding TonB-dependent receptor — protein: MLNTLLLASLAIGGIAKDAPDSIVSKNVPLNEVVVSDFKQNKRNLTSVAVSTINLQQLQNQQIVNLKELTAVMPNFYMPDYGSYANTPVYIRGIGAKSKGSAVGFYVDGVPHFESSAFNIDLSDIAGVDVLRGPQGTLYGRNTIAGIINVYTHNPLDYQKMRIKVGYGRYNDFVAQASNYAKINDQFGVSSALSYHHNDGMFTNEFLNKKADKLNEIEGRIGLYWRPTTNWLIHLNNTLSHSKQNGYPYAPYDIQKQELSPISYNRLSVFKRLIFTTGLNARYENNNVSFNSQTSYQFIKSHQGIDQDFTPKDLFFTDNDYHQNMFSQELTLKSNDKGRYQWIVGVFGMLLHSNPFIGTSYFTKDFSTPTSYKNPTAGFAIYHQSSYNIWRGLSATVGLRFDYEHAKIDYEQHKLTLTTGAITPVNNFVSTASFRQFTPKFTIQYLTNKDNLYYASFTRGYKPGGFNTSFKTDDERAYDPEYSLNYEVGARLKFLDGRLRAEADLFYIDWRHMQAIYTVPNVGNLITNAGHTDSKGFELSLAYHPVKSLQFSMNYGYTHARYLEYKKSSKEDFSGNRLPMVPNHTLSIDGTYTVMQAGWFDKIILNTGLTGLGRIYWADDNIVRQNFYATLNAKVSLTKGIVTLDLWGKNLTGTDYLAYCFKMSTGNYAQKGKLLSFGTSVSLTF
- a CDS encoding MFS transporter; translated protein: MFKNISSKKLSLGTFFCLYIAQMVPSSFLMTALQVIMREGQFSLATIGLLNLVRIPWTIKFLWSPFVDRHCVTVGDYKRTIVTTELIYAIALLATGLINVHSEIVLVIILAFISMLASATQDIATDALAILAFKKHDHSMLNSMQSMGAFGGAVIGGGVLLILLKSYGWNVVVPCLALFVIMMIIPLLLNPHIKIENEQARERARWTDIFSFFSRKEIWPQIGFLLLYYMGIIGILSMIRPYLVDKGYGMKEIGFLMGVVGTAASFVMAWFSGVLIRRIGIHKARIIIAGLIILAPLYFLAMTFTNFNKTAFVFGIIYIQACYGLATVVLYTASMQQVRPGREGTDFTIQIVISHVSGLLVAVLAGIVAHLFTYRGLYIAEVMVSIVSFFYVLIAFRRRK
- the hemN gene encoding oxygen-independent coproporphyrinogen III oxidase; translation: MKQELIDKYNKSVPRYTSYPPANFFRPFDGEEYLKDVDESNEASEKNLSFYFHMPFCRRLCHYCGCNSYPMAKEGRIEEYVNALHKEIDLVAKHLDKRRRISQIHYSGGSPTAMPVRVLKELNEHLLSLFPLIEKPEIAIECHPGYLTARDWQGLLDARFNRFSLGVQDFNEEVLRLVNRTPSELPTEEIVAILRGARVSINMDFLFGLPLQTSRSFQQTIEHAVTIRPDRITTFSYGHCPWIFKRQMILEKAGLPSTEEKALMFQKAKDVLHEAGYHSIGLDHFVLPNDELLEALRSHRLHRNFQGYCTRRTTGQVYAFGVTGISQLEGAYAQNTKSIDKYISEISAGTLPIRKGYQLTPNERIAREVIERLMCNYHLDWTHLAEDLSVSVSEVKGAINFDLERLKEMERDGILRLTENTLEMTGEGNPFVRTVAATLDPMMVATDKKFSKPI